One Littorina saxatilis isolate snail1 linkage group LG12, US_GU_Lsax_2.0, whole genome shotgun sequence genomic region harbors:
- the LOC138982130 gene encoding uncharacterized protein, whose translation MSTSLGQPSTKTLTTGSLTGTMSASGRGGGTYRRRRAKMTNEKKIADDEFMAAAIGDVEWLKQTLRENGGDIHFDKNGLTPLHLSAIHGRLECLKLCIEKFKQDVNMPSSTGWRPVHLVISNQTGKRAMQCLSYLLEKGANPSIENDDGITPVHQAASEGHVQCLKLLIEVGAKIDERDCRGNTPLDLAKLWAHRKCARILASEGWHQDKSGVAKEMQQLKKVKMQQVLQELEDDEESKLDQQFYGQAAYDQWLSTRGLQPKATGPPKSDAPKPKKGNVKIREPLMKPNSVASSGHGDVTAEKGALTMSVSIGKKHSAGSKASRRDTVATIMSEADFGLSDGQSSKEERKPEVQRTIHVNPNRWNPSPFIPGKEYVPVLKDEYPRDEYTMMPRTDGAKKFFDGKHVTDDEGDEEQKEELKKKKLRRPKLPREVVHKVLSGDPTLHERPMLFKTQHIYDVHKKHKYALDEKPASEAPLHLCNDINSQLVKMSIRFPTDKNQDYFIHRQRGSHGQKSSGDRSSKRSEALTDWNPEVYPLPALLTTLKQMSKPDHYPNIHGQTHGVSFGDLATR comes from the exons ATGTCGACTTCTTTGGGCCAACCATCCACGAAAACACTGACGACAGGGTCCCTAACGGGCACTATGTCCGCCTCCGGACGTGGTGGGGGTACCTATCGCAGACGACGCGCGAAAATGACGAACGAAAAGAAAATCGCCGATGATGAATTCATGGCAGCAGCTATCGGGGACGTGGAATGGCTGAAGCAAACTCTCCGAGAGAACGGGGGTGACATTCACTTCGACAAAAAC GGCCTAACACCACTGCACCTTTCAGCAATCCACGGGCGACTGGAATGCCTGAAACTGTGCATAGAGAAGTTCAAGCAAGACGTCAACATGCCCAGCTCCACCGGCTGGCGTCCAGTTCACCTAGTCATCAGCAACCAGACGGGCAAACGTGCCATGCAGTGTCTCTCATACCTGCTGGAGAAAGGCGCTAACCCATCCAT TGAAAATGATGACGGCATCACCCCAGTTCACCAGGCAGCCAGTGAAGGTCACGTCCAGTGTCTGAAACTCCTCATTGAAGTTGGCGCCAAGATTGATGAACGAGATTGCCGTGGCAACACTCCACTTGACCTTGCCAAACTCTGGGCTCACCGCAAGTGTGCAAG AATCCTTGCATCGGAGGGCTGGCACCAGGACAAGAGCGGTGTGGCCAAAGAGATGCAGCAGCTGAAGAAGGTCAAGATGCAGCAAGTTCTTCAGGAGCTGGAGGATGATGAGGAGAGTAAACTGGACCAGCAGTTCTATGGCCAGGCTGCGTACGACCAGTGGCTGTCCACTCGCGGTCTGCAGCCCAAGGCCACAGGGCCACCAAAATCTGATGCACCAAAGCCGAAGAAGGGCAATGTGAAGATCCGAGAACCACTGATGAAGCCCAACAGTGTAGCCTCTAGTGGTCACGGAGATGTCACAGCTGAGAAAGGGGCTTTGACGATGTCTGTGTCCATCGGAAAGAAGCACTCAGCAGGGTCTAAGGCCAGCAGGAGGGATACCGTGGCCACAATTATGTCAGAGGCGGATTTCGGTTTGTCAGATGGGCAGTCTTCAAAGGAGGAAAGGAAACCAGAAGTCCAGCGCACGATTCATGTTAATCCTAACAGGTGGAACCCTTCTCCCTTCATACCCGGGAAGGAATATGTCCCTGTGCTGAAGGATGAGTATCCGCGCGATGAGTACACCATGATGCCCAGAACCGACGGAGCCAAGAAGTTCTTTGATGGAAAACATGTCACGGACGATGAGGGGGATGAGGAGCAGAAAGAGgaactgaagaagaagaagctgcgACGACCCAAACTTCCCAGGGAGGTCGTGCACAAGGTGCTGTCAGGCGACCCAACTTTGCATGAGCGTCCGATGCTCTTCAAAACTCAGCACATCTACGATGTTCACAAGAAGCACAAGTACGCTCTGGACGAGAAGCCAGCCAGCGAGGCACCTCTTCACCTCTGCAACGACATCAACTCTCAGCTGGTAAAGATGAGCATCCGCTTCCCCACCGACAAGAACCAGGACTACTTCATCCACCGACAGAGAGGGAGCCATGGGCAAAAATCCAGTGGCGATCGCAGCAGCAAGAGGTCTGAAGCCTTAACAGATTGGAATCCGGAGGTTTACCCTCTTCCAGCTCTTCTGACCACTCTCAAGCAGATGTCCAAGCCTGACCACTATCCAAACATTCATGGTCAGACCCACGGCGTCAGTTTTGGGGATCTTGCTACTCGCTGA
- the LOC138982135 gene encoding protein TEX261-like translates to MWFLYLLSWIALVIQICIVTLSIAAGLFYLAELVEEYTVMTGKIIKYLIMLTASVYLMILLFEAFPLLMIACGFAASLSYFFVLQTFPFFDLTSPPFIASIVLLVFNHYLAFSYFSDVWYPFAEVLSYFTICLWLVPFAFFVSLSANENTLPVTADIVTPSDESDVVTSYFNRKGKKYGLLHFFKNVQGTVLPQRVKKSY, encoded by the exons ATGTGGTTTTTGTATTTGCTCAGCTGGATCGCTTTGGTCATTCAAATATGCATTGTGACTTTGTCCATTG CGGCTGGACTGTTCTACTTGGCAGAACTAGTTGAGGAGTACACTGTGATGACAGGAAAGATCATCAAGTATCTCATCATG CTGACTGCCAGCGTGTATCTGATGATCTTGCTCTTTGAGGCATTCCCGCTGCTGATGATCGCCTGTGGTTTTGCGGCCAGCCTTTCCTACTTCTTTGTGTTGCAGACCTTCCCCTTCTTCGACCTGACTTCTCCACCCTTCATTGCATCTAttg TTCTGCTCGTCTTTAACCATTACCTGGCTTTTTCGTATTTCTCTGATGTGTGGTATCCCTTTGCTGAG GTGCTGTCTTACTTTACAATCTGTCTGTGGCTGGTGCCTTTTGCATTCTTTGTGTCGCTGTCAGCCAACGAAAACACTCTGCCTGTCACCGCAGACATTGTAACCCCTTCAG ATGAATCTGATGTGGTCACCAGCTATTTCAACCGGAAGGGAAAGAAATATGGACTGCTGCATTTCTTCAAGAATGTCCAGGGTACCGTCCTACCCCAGCGAGTGAAAAAGAGCTACTGA